aaggcccacttatagcTTGAAGTAAAAGCTCAAAATGAGAAATTGAAATTAATTGATCATTAGAAAGGCTTTTGTAAACATCataaaacaccaccaaataccacatatttacccaacacaggAACAGAACACACTTAATACACGACGAAGCATTTAGAGAAACCATGAAAACAaatcatggaagcgtaatattactgttaggaattatatgaaaaaatgtatatgaCCCCGCAGGCTGCCTGAGTGGATGGTGATCGCTGgggaacgagggagggaggcaaaatCCGGAAGCAGTGGTGGCGCAACCTCCTTTATTATCTCGCCACACCAAAACTAAGCCTAATAGGGAATTTTTTACCATGGGATATGAAATTCTAAACTagtggctgcattctgacacatgtttggcttacaataagtgaaggaagcaaatatcagctGTTTATGCTGACGTCTTGCTTCTATAATTGACGTTATACCTATTACCTTTTTagtatttgcgtactgttttcatttcatatgtaaaggaaacccaaaaataagtgaatggcattgtaaatacctttaatagacaaTAATAAGCTAGTGTGGAGAATTGTGGTGAGGGTTTGCACTGCTTCTCTTGCTGCTTGGTGCTTGGTAATGCATAACCAATTGTTAGTGATATAACAACACTtcacttctgtgtgtgtgtgtgtgtgtgtgtgtgtgtgtgtgtgtgtgtgtgtgtgtgtgtgtgtgtgtgtgtgtgtgtgtgtgtgtgtgtgtgtgttctggatgtgtgtgtgggtgttttgaaTGGGTTTTCGAATGTGTTCAGTATATAAGAGTGTCTTTTGAGTATTAATTGTGTTGGTGTGTATGGATGAGTATAGCTCACCGCCCCCACCATCActgttaccaccatcaccacttgacCACTACTGCCGCTTTCCACTCCATTGACTCACCCAtacactgagcaggtggagctggtggggtaggtggagaaggtggagatggAGCGGTATGCGTATTGGCAGGACTTGTAGCTTGAGGCTGGTAGTGAAATGgacgcctggtggtggtggtggtggcggtggtgatgggtgaGAGTAAGATGGAAGCAGGGAGGGTGGGGGTGGTTGGGGAGATTTCATTTGATCTGATACGCTTATTCACAAATCGGGAAGTACAAACATATGATGCAGTAAAGCAAAGTAAGGTATATCGGCCTACATATAATCTGTGAATGAGACTTGTGGCAAGACCCTATACAGTGGTCTCGGTGCTTAAGGTTAACGTGATGTCGACACTTTAGAGGTAAGCAATGCAGTTAGCGATtgaaacacatcaacacacataCTCGTACAAACATTAGCGGAGTTCAATTAAGATACAATGTTACAGAAGGTAGCTAAGGAGTACTGTTATATTAGTGTTTTTAACCTACTCATTACTTCATATACGTCCACCAACACCCATTTGGACgcccacagcaccacacacacctatgaTACTCCACCCATTACCTTACATATGCCCACCAACATCCACTAGAACGCCCACCAGCACACCAACACGCCCACAGCATCACACACGCTCATGACAGCCTATCCATTACCTCGCATACGCCCACCAACACCCATTAATACGCCTACtagcacaccaacacacccataGCATCACACACGCCCATCACCACGTCTGCCTATCCAAAACAGCTTTCTCCATCCTGAAATAGTACAATTTCCTGAGGATGTTATCTATCAACTTATCTCCATGCTAAAGTTTTCCCTACCTCCCACAAACTCTATCCCCAGTTTTACCTATATTCTTCTAGTCTATCCCTTCAATGATTTCGCTCTCTGTCTTACACTGCTACTTAATTTTCTCTACTTTGCTACTTCTgtcattattttcccttccattcactGGCTTCTACTCAGCTCATTCCTACTCACTCATAAgtcacgcacacatacacacacacagtcttatcaattcctctcctctggctgactgtcttcagcctctttctcaccaccagaatgttgcatctcttgctatcttctaccgatatttgaataagaaaaaaaaacttggatatGAAATCAAGATCTAGAGAAGTATAACCCGATGTTTGGTACTACAGGGACCAgtcttatcaattcctctcctctggctgactgtcttcagcctctttctcaccaccagaatgttgcatctcttgctatcttctaccgatatttgaataagaaaaaaaaacttggatatAAAATCAAGATCTAGAGAAGTATAACCCGATGTTTGGTACTACAGGGACGTGCTACGTGATTCTatacaaggaagatgaaaaaacaaagagaatgatctatctttctctttctctttcaggaAACACATCGGTAGGGAAAATTTACACTTATATTGACtgtatggagggaaagaaatcaTATCTGCCAGCATCTTCCTATGGCTCCACTGTAATTGCTGGAGGAGGACTGAAGGCACGGGGCTCATCCCTGATGGAGGCGTTATGACACTGGCTCAAGACAAGCGTTCCAGTCAGGCCAGAACTTGTCCTTAACACGCAGGCAGTACGAGCGGAGGTTAGGGAAGTCAGCTGTTGGGAACGGGCAGGGATTgttaatatataaaaattatgctatcccaaaatatagataaatgataatGGAATGGTtataaaaaaggagggaaagcaaAAGTATTGGATAACATTAAATACAATCCACTGCCTGGTACTCCATAAACTTGCAGATTACTCACTTCATCATTGTTataattaatatcattattattattactattacggAGAAGCAGGCAGCTAATGTTAGCAGAGAAGAGAGCTTACTTTCCAGCATCTTGAGGTAAGGCGAGCTCGCTGAGGCATACATAATCTGGCACAGGAACCCAAAGATGGCACAATCCACCTCAGTTGGTTTGTCCCCCATCAGGAAGTCCTTGTCACCTGATAGGAAGACACCATAACTATCCTGTCCTCTTATCTCATACCAATGATTCGAATTTGAGAACAagctcatcatcatcagtaatgCGTGTGCTATGCAATTATAATGTGTTCTCTATGTACGCAGGACTTTGGCTTGGGGAACCAACAAATGCATGAATGGAAGACCCCATGTAGGGGACGGTCCATTTTGAGAATGCGATTACCAACAGCAGATACAAATGTCTTGAAGAAAGTGTCAATAGTATTAACTTTCTGAATGCTTATAACAATGACAATGCTTACATCAGTTACGCAATGctagacaacaaagaaaaatacagaagagaAAATGCACAAAGTGGCAGGGTGCTCCAGTGTTCACCAGTAGGTTATACAGCACGCTTACCCAGGTGTGTAGAAACAGCAGCCAGATCCTGTTTGCACAGATACTCTATTTCATGTGGACTGTGTCGTCCCATCCCCTGCATCCAGACAACCTTCTTAATTTGCCGGACAAACGCTCCTACGGTCAGTCTCAGGTAGAAGGGTATGTGCATTCCATTCAGTATCTCCCTGCCTTTGTCCTGCACGTAGCGCCAGTATATCAGACCcctaaggaagagaagaatgatgaaTATATACTGATAAAGCATATAaatttttaccattttattatagttttcagcaataaataaaaataagataaaaataaataaatttaacTTCATGAAACATTTataattttcataatttcaaAATTGATTTGCACATTGAGAGAAAAGACTAATGAACATTGAAAGACACAACTGAGAAGGTGAACACACTGACAAAGAGTCACGTGTACATAACGTGTAAATCAGCAAGTAGACAAACAAGGAGTCAGACAGGCAGTGAGacatacgctctctctctctctctctctctctctctctctctctctctctctctctctctctgccacccaCCACAAGGTGTTGTTCTCCAGCATGACCCTGAGGGCGTGCGCCGTGGCCTTCTCCACTGGGCTCAAGTGGGAGCTGAGATCCTTGTTGAACTTGGAGGCCAGATGTTCCATGACGAACTGGGAGTCCGCCAGATCCTCTCCGTTCAGAGTGATCCACGGGGACTTACCCTTCGACCCCATCGGTTCCTCGTAGTCTATCTGAGACCATATggaatattcatatttttcttctttttctagtaAACCTACTGCACCGTATCTACATAATTACACCTGTCTCACTCTGGatgctgataataatgataatgttaataatgattaaaataataataataataataataataataatgatgataataataataataataataataatttgctgAGATGGTATTGTACGTAGTTATGAGTTAAGACAGCAGATTTGCGGTTAGTTCTTTTGCCTTCTCTGCTGAAACACTGATTGCTCTAATGCGGATGTGGTTCGTATCAAGTACAAGGTCCGTAAACTTAATTAGCCTCGTTAGGCACAAGGAACACTTGATATATCTATTTAGTGAAGTGTTTTTGTTGCTCTAGGCAGCCAATGATACAATTTATGTGTACTTTTTGCTATTATTGATGAAGGATGGCTTTCATACACTGCTGCCCTTGCTTGTGATGATGGGCTCGTCACTACTTAGGTCTTTTCATTCTAAACTTCTTCCTCATCGTCTACCCGCCTCACTTCAACGTCCATATGATTCGTCATCATGGCGATTCATTTGCCTTCCTCAGTTCGCATCGTCACCTTGAAATCCAAGTCGTCACCGTGAAACGTCATATTCAAACCAATCATCACTatgaaacattttgaaacacgAATCGTGTTAGTGAAGCGTCTTGAAACACGCGTCGTGTTTCGAAAAGTGCAACTGGAgtcatttgtgttttttttttttatttagcaaGATTAGAACAGACAGCCTCTGAATTACGCCAAACAAATCAATGTttccgtgtggtggtggtggtggtggatacagACAGACGAGCTTCTCAGCTAGGAAACACTTGCCATCTTTGTTTGATACTGCTTCACTCCAATTTTGAAGTAcgattatgataaaaaaaaatgcccaatGATTTCAGGATGAATATAAGCAAGACGTAGAGAATGACTGTACGATACAAGGAGTGCCGGTGTTCTCCAGGCACGTCTGAGCTGTCACCATGAGGCGCGAAGCTTCCAGCCATGCACGGTTAGCTGCGTGCATTATGTCATGGCAGAGTTGTTAGCTTCTTTAATATCAATGCCGTGCATTTATggttttctttggtttctttgATCGATATGTTTTAGTTTCGATCTTTAATTCACCTTTATAGTTAAATGTTATTACTATATAGGAAAAAATCGATACATACCTTGTAAACATTttatcaactactactactactactactactacgtactactactactactactactactactactactactactactaccaccaccactaccattaccactactactactactgctggttcCCCGCCTTTCAGTATTTACAGTCTCGCCGGAAGTGTTTGCAACACGCTTCAGGAATGTATGTTTAAAGCAAGGGAGAAGATGCTACTTATTTACTAAGGCATTTAATCTCTCAGCGTCAAACATTTGATACTGgcaaccagccaaccagcccACCAATGTCGATTGCATACTACGCCCACGCCAGTAACAATGACAGCGCGATCTCACGCTGCGAGAGTTATCGTTCTATAGTATGTAACTAACCTTAAAGAAATACAGGGTAGCGTTTAAAGATTTCAGTCGAATTCTAAGCACAATAGTGAATGGAGGAGGTTTGTAAAGAAAACACTTTGAGGACGAACAAGAACATTAACGTGGGCAAGAAGAGTCAGTGGAATACTTTATAAGCAaggaatattatatatatatatatatatatatatatatatatatatatatatatatatatatatatatatatatatatatatatatatatatatatatatattcttctttGTAGCCTAACAATCTTACAGAAGCAGCAAAAATTAGATTAATGTACAAATCTGTGTTCCTTAAGTCATCAGACACGTTGTGCAAGTCATGAGCACTCGAGGTGACGGGCATCGAGAAGGTGATATCAGTGGTGCGTTCATTATCACGGCAACATTACAGTATTACCAGTATTACACTGCAGAGATCACTGAGCGTTCGATGAAATAAATATTATGATTCAAAGAGTTATGTCCTATATGGTATGAAATCAAcatatcacattttctttagtgatttatccccttcagtactaagacatgtttcatattcattctggttactgttaagtgattttacacaacttcagaaacttacgccgggattgaaatagtgaatattgaccattaatcttctgacccccatagacactacctaatgtaaataaaatcgtctaatcatgcccaaactcaaagcaaaaatgcgtcccagtaccgaagggaTTAATATACTCATAACCTGAAGTGATGAATCCCACTAATGCATTAGAGCGCCATACAATGTCATGGTCGCAACGTCTCAATGAAACTAGCAAAGTGGTCTTGATTGACCCAGTGCGAGGCAAGCGAGAAAGTGGTGCCTGACGAAACCCTATCGCCGCAATGCTGACTGCTGTAAATCAGTGAAACGATAACAAGACAAAATATAAGACCTTTCCACTATGATGTTGATAAGGTAAATCCTGATAGATAAAATTTATTCCCTTAATCTTGTTTTTTGTAGCTGCTTATGAagacttttatttctatttttgttgttgagaATGGTTAAGTATCGCAGAGAAAAGGTAAAACATGCACGTACCTCATACTTGATGTCGGTCATCCTCAGGTAGGTCTCCAGCTTGAGCACGAATGGAGACAGATTAGGTAAGTGTCTCCCGCGCCCGAACATgtgcaacaccaccacatcctgGCCCGCCGCATCCCACCGCTTCctgaaacaccaccaccgccttcaCTCACTGCGACTCGATCATTCCTGCCAATTATCAACTCCTTCCGATAACAGATATCCTTTTGATCAACTCTTTGGAAAATAgttcttttttctactactactactactactactactactactactactactaccaccactacgactactaccactactatatgTTTAATTCAAGTCCGATGAAGCGGTCCTCCACAATCACACATTGTACCTTCTTTGTTGTTTCTGGACGTAGGCCCGCaccttcaccaccgccaccaccaccaccgccgccacagccACGCGACGACTGCGCTTCCACAGCCACGACAGCCCCCTGGCCCCGACCGCCGCCGGCCATTCAAGTTGAGCCATGAACTGCATCTTCACCGAGCTGGAAACAAAATGCTTTGCTCATGAGGTTTACCagcgccgcacacacacacacacacacacacacacacatgattactTGAGTAAgctggaagaaggaaacaaaatgaaatcatAATGTGCAAATATGACagataaagaatgaaatgtaacaagaataaaggaaataacatGCTGTTTtctaaatgaaagagaatgttcTCTTTGAGGGAGAGGTGGctgaaaatgataaacaaatacataaaagaaaatgtgataaagAGTTAGATATGGAAAACTATATGTTCAATTCAGTCTTGCGAAAATGCAAATAGAATATAGAATACAATAACggcaacaccaccgccacccaaaacaacaacaataacaacaacaacaacaacaacagcaacaaaactgATATGACgaattaatttttgtttatttcatttaactttttttattagtaAATTTTATCGTTCACCCGCGGTTGTGTATAATCACGTACAGTAATACGACGACACGTGCGTGCAAAGTTATCACCAAACTAGCTACCAGTTACTGCCTTCAACACACAAGGATGTAGAATACTCGCACTTAGGACATCTCGTAATTGCACAATTGTCATCCTtaatcaacctctctctctctctctctctctctctctctctctctctctctctctctctcagtacctaTAGAGtgttctgtttatttctcttattaagGCTGTTCTACACTGACTACAGACTTAATTGGCCGTCAAAGTCCAGGACCTAATAATTTATAGTACTTACATCCATCCACTCCGCCACTAAACAACAGTCACTGATCCCTACAACCATCATGCAAGGACAACTTACCTTACGGTTGGCGGACGGTGTCTATGCTGTCTGCTGGCGGGGTCTTAACTCGCTCATAACAAACcttgaaaggagggaaaaaaaaaaaaatacgaactgATAACTGCAGGCGTTACATCtgccacgcaccaccaccatgcaccacTATTCGTCTCTGACTATGGACAAATATGATGAGAGGAGAATTCATGACATTAACCATCTATGTAAggatttgtttgtttactttcattcactgcAGATggagaccttttttttttagcatcatTGTGGCATTTCCGCCTCTTTTATTATATCACATATGGCTCTGATATTATGATGTTTGCTGTGATCGGGAGTTGTTGTTGCTATAGAGAGTAATGTACGTAAGTGTGACCAGTGACTGTGTTGTGGTGGGAAAGTCTCTTGTATGGGCGAGTATTCATTCCGGGATGACTTTATCTAATGACTTTCGATTAAAGTAGCAGTGAGAGCCTTGCTGACTCATAATGACGGTAACTCTCGCGCcgatcctgagagagagagagagagagagagagtgtgtgtgtgaaagtcaaGGAGCCCGTAAGCAACCGTTATGACTGATGCATTATCTGTTTGCAAAGAACTTGATCGAACGTCGattgtgggtggggaggaggacgtGATAGACATGTCCCCATCATAGTTTTTGCACTGTAGTCACAAAACTGCACCGACAGTCATAAAATAATGTAGCAGACCACAATACGTGCAGAGAAGCCAGGGACACACGCAGAGTGGGATGGGCTGCAACAGAGgatgatgggaaaggaaaatcaACACTGAAGTAAAGTTAAAATTAATTAGTTTTTAATTCCGGTATTTACCTTGATATGCTCTCCAGAGTGTGGAATGAGACAGGTGTGAGGATGAGGAAAGCCAGCTTGTGACACCAGTAATAGTCATCAGTAAGAGGGAAAATGTCAAATGGGGACACAAGGATTATTACAGTACATACGGTATCTATTCAACACAGAACAAATTTCTTACAGGTGATGATATTCTGTATTTGAGTGGTTGCTGGTTACTGGTTGCTGGCATCAAACTCAGCTGGAATGCAGAGGAGTCTAATTGTTGTCTACGATTCCGACAATAAATTAATGTCTAAATATTTTCCCCAAACTTGATAGCTTACTTCTTGTGGTGCACGTGCGAgtatgttgctgtgtgtgtaccTTCAGGTGGTTACACTTCCCCtgatgatatgagagagagagagagagagagagagagagagagagagagagagagagagagagagagagagagagagacttcatatTGCTTGGATCAATAAAATATATCCACTCGTGCTAGAGAAAATGTATTAATGTTAACAAAGATCCGTAAGACAACCATGTTTATGCACACTcgtaaggaagagtaggaaaaatgTACCATACTTGACGAATAGATTGGacaaaaaggaaagtagaaataaaagaaatctgaggataggaagagaaaaacacaggCAAAGTCATGAGAAATAGGGAAAAGAACCACAAATCGCAATCGGAAGGAAAAGTATATAAGAAAGATGGagtagaagagagatagagagaaggaatttgaagaagaaagaacttgtATATGAAATATAGTAGATGCAATGAAGAAAAACGCAATGTTTGGTACTACGGaacttatttcttcattctatacaagtaaaatgaaaagatctatctttctctttctctttcaggaCACACATCGGTAGAGAAAATTTACAATAATATTGActgtggagggaaagaaatcaTATATGCCAGCATCATCCTATGGCTCCACTGTAACTGATAGAGGAGGACTGAAGACACGGGGCTGATAACAGATGGAGGCGTTATGACACTGGCCGAGGTGGGTCAAGACAAGCGTTCCAGTCAGGCCAGAACTTGTCCTTAACACGCAGGCAGTACGAGCGGAGGTTAGGGAAGTCAGCTGTTGGGAAGGGGCAAGGATTGTTAATATACAGAAATTATGCTAtcccaaaatatagataaatgataatGGAATGGTTATaaaaaggaggggaagcagAAGTACTGGATAACCTTAAATACAACCCTCTGCCTGGTAACCcataaacttgttccacttgtAGACTTGCAGATTACTCACTTCATCATTGTTATAatgaatatcattattattattactattacagaTAAGAAGGCAGCAAATGTTTGCAGAAAAGAGGACTTACTTTCCAGCATCATGAGGTATGGTGAGCTCGTTGAGGCATACATCAACTGGCACAGGAACCCAAACATGGCGCAGTCCACCTCGGTCGGCTTGTCCCCCATCAGGAAGTCCTTGTCACCTGATAGGAAGACACCATAACAAATATCCTGGCCTCTTATCTCATACCAGTGATTTCAATAACAAATAATCTGTCCTCTTATTTCATGCTAATGACTTGAATTTGAGAACaaactcatcatcatcagtaatgCGTGTCCTCTGCGATAATAATgttgtcttctctctccatatatatatatatatatatatatatatatatatatatatatatatatatatatatatatatatatatatatatatatatatatatatatatatatatatatatatatatatatatatatatatatatatatatatatatatatatatatatatatatatatatatatatatatatatatatatatatatatatatatatatatatatatatatatatatatatatatatatatatatatatatatatatatatatatatatatatatatatatatatatatatatatatatatatatatatatatatatatatatactggctAAGGGAAACAAATGCATGAAAGGCAAGCCTAACGTGGGAGACGGTGCCTAAAAAGAATGGTAAGAAAAGGATTACCCACTGATGTCTTGAAGAAAGTGTCAGTAATATAAACAATCTGAATGCTTATCTATAACAATGACGCTCACTTCAATTACACAATGCTaagcaacaaagaaaaacacagaagagAAATACACAAGCTGGCAGGGTGTTCCAGTGTTCACCAGTAGGTTACACAGCACGCTTACCCAGGTGTGTAGAAAGAGCAGCCAAATCCTGTTTGCACAGATACTCTATTTCATGTGGACTGTGTCGCCCCATCCCATGCAGCCAGATCACCTTCTTAGCTTGCCGGATAAACATTCCTAGGGTCAGTCTCAGGAAGAAGGGTACGTGCATTCCATTCAGTATCTCTCTGCCTTTGTCCTGCACATAGCGCCAGTAGGCCAGACCCctgtggaagagaagaatgatgtGTATATACTGATAAAACATGTTAATTATcaccattttattataattttagataataaatacaaaaataagataaaattaaataaatataaatacgtGAAACATTTAtaatttcactattttcaaaattaATCTCAACATCGAGAGAAAGACTAATGAACATTGATAGACACAACTGGGAAGGTAAACACACTGACAAAGAGTTATGTGTACATAAAGTGTAAATCAGTAAGTAGACAAACAAGGGGTCAAAAGACAGGCAGTGAAacatacgcacgcacgctccctccctccctccctctccctctctctctctgccacccaCCACAAGGTGTTGTTCTCCAGCATGACCCTGAGGGCGTGCGCCGTGGCCTTCTCCACTGGGCTCAAGTGGGAGCTGAGATCCTTGTTGAACTTGGAGGCCAGATGTTCCATGACGAACTGGGAGTCCGCCAGATTCTCTCCGTTCAGAGTGATCCACGGAGACTTGCCCTTCGACCCCATCGGTTCCTCGTAGTCTATCTGGGACCATATggattattcatatttttcttctttttctagtaAACCTACTGCACCGTATCATGTAATGCAAACGGCTTATCTACATAATTACACCTGTCTCACTCTGGatgctgataataatgataataataatgataaaaaaaaataataatagtaataatatgctGAGCTGGTACTGTAAGACACGTGATGGCAGATTTGCGGTGCAGTTCTTTGACTTACTTTGCTGAAGCACTGGTTGTCCTGACGAGGGCGTGTTTACGAGTGGTTCGTATGAAATACAAGTTTCATATACTTTACTAACCTCGTTAGACACAAAAAACACGTGATGTATCTGGTGAAGTGTTATTGTTGCCATACACAACCAATGATACAATTAATTAGTACAATTTTTTGCCGCCATTACTGATGAAGGATGGCTTTCATACACTGCTGCTTTGCTTGTGATGATAAgcgatggggagggagggtgagaggcaaTATCACAGGAGAGAATGGGCTCGTCACTACGTAGTCCTAGATCCTGTCAT
This genomic interval from Portunus trituberculatus isolate SZX2019 chromosome 35, ASM1759143v1, whole genome shotgun sequence contains the following:
- the LOC123512952 gene encoding failed axon connections homolog gives rise to the protein MQFMAQLEWPAAVGARGLSWLWKRSRRVAVAAVVVVAVVKVRAYVQKQQRRKRWDAAGQDVVVLHMFGRGRHLPNLSPFVLKLETYLRMTDIKYEIDYEEPMGSKGKSPWITLNGEDLADSQFVMEHLASKFNKDLSSHLSPVEKATAHALRVMLENNTLWGLIYWRYVQDKGREILNGMHIPFYLRLTVGAFVRQIKKVVWMQGMGRHSPHEIEYLCKQDLAAVSTHLGDKDFLMGDKPTEVDCAIFGFLCQIMYASASSPYLKMLETDFPNLRSYCLRVKDKFWPDWNACLEPVS
- the LOC123512951 gene encoding failed axon connections homolog, which codes for MQFMAQLEWPAAVGARGLSWLWKRSRRVAVAAVVVVAVVKVRAYVQKQQRRKRWDAAGQDVVVLHMFGRGRHLPNLSPFVLKLETYLRMTDIKYEIDYEEPMGSKGKSPWITLNGENLADSQFVMEHLASKFNKDLSSHLSPVEKATAHALRVMLENNTLWGLAYWRYVQDKGREILNGMHVPFFLRLTLGMFIRQAKKVIWLHGMGRHSPHEIEYLCKQDLAALSTHLGDKDFLMGDKPTEVDCAMFGFLCQLMYASTSSPYLMMLETDFPNLRSYCLRVKDKFWPDWNACLDPPRPVS